Proteins encoded in a region of the Augochlora pura isolate Apur16 chromosome 4, APUR_v2.2.1, whole genome shotgun sequence genome:
- the Polr3f gene encoding RNA polymerase III subunit F isoform X2: protein MEMLQMLIQWKRSNKKSLNWLKPDPKGHFDLFKQGGSLLYRLKDPSKAKVAKGADNEEKIVYTIIEEAGNKGIWIRDIRFKSNLMPTQLNKILKSLETKKFIKAVKSVAASKKKVYMLYNLEPDTSVTGGAWYQDQDFEAEFVDVLNQQCYRFLEKKREQISSCRGGPIAARNITFASSKEVWKFISDLGISKVKLSVEDLEMILNTLVYDGKVERILSDDGSNLYRAVEPLLHAPGLIKSTCGVCPVRKNCCDTGDITPTKCQYITEWLE from the exons ATGGAAATGTTGCAGATGCTGATTCAATGGAAGCGATCGAACAAAA aatCATTGAATTGGCTCAAACCAGACCCAAAG GGTcactttgatttatttaaacaaggaGGTTCTTTATTGTATCGTTTAAAAGATCCTTCTAAAGCAAAAGTAGCCAAAGGAGCAGATAACGAAGAAAAGattgtatatactataatagaaGAAGCAGGCAACAAAGGAATTTGGATTCGTGACATAAGATTCAAATCCAATTTGATGCCAACACAATTGAATAAGATCCTGAAAAGTTtggaaactaaaaaatttattaaagctGTCAAGTCTGTAGCTGCTAGCAAAAAAAAAGTGTACATGCTATACAATTTGGAACCAGACACATCTGTTACTGGTGGTGCTTGGTATCAAGATCAAGACTTTGAAGCTGAATTTGTCGATGTTCTCAATCAACAATGTTACAGATTTttagagaagaagagagaacaAATAAGTTCTTGCAGAGGTGGACCGATCGCAGCTAGAAATATCACGTTCGCTTCTTCCAAAGAAGtgtggaaatttatttctgatcTAGGAATAAGCAAG gTAAAGTTGTCGGTCGAGGATTTAGAGATGATATTAAACACATTGGTTTACGATGGGAAGGTAGAACGTATTCTCTCGGATGATGGAAGCAATTTATATAGAGCAGTAGAACCATTATTACATGCACCCGGATTAATTAAATCCACTTGCGGTGTTTGCCCT gtgagaaaaaattgttgtgaCACAGGTGACATCACACCCACGAAATGTCAGTATATAACAGAATGGTTGGAATGa
- the Rpt2 gene encoding 26S proteasome regulatory subunit Rpt2, giving the protein MGQNQSGTGGTGGDRKDDKDKKKKYEPPIPTRVGKKKRRIKGPDAALKLPQVTPHTRCRLKLLKLERIKDYLLMEEEFIRNQERLKPQEEKNEEERSKVDDLRGTPMSVGTLEEIIDDNHAIVSTSVGSEHYVSILSFVDKDQLEPGCSVLLNHKVHAVVGVLGDDTDPMVTVMKLEKAPQETYADIGGLDTQIQEIKESVELPLTHPEYYEEMGIKPPKGVILYGPPGTGKTLLAKAVANQTSATFLRVVGSELIQKYLGDGPKLVRELFRVAEEHAPSIVFIDEIDAVGTKRYDSNSGGEREIQRTMLELLNQLDGFDSRGDVKVVMATNRIETLDPALIRPGRIDRKIEFPLPDEKTKRRIFGIHTNRMTLAPDVNLGELIMAKDDLSGADIKAICTEAGLMALRERRMKVTSDDFKKSKESVLYRKKEGSPEGLYL; this is encoded by the exons atg gGACAGAATCAATCTGGTACTGGTGGTACTGGGGGTGACAGAAAGGATGACAAagataagaagaagaagtatgAACCTCCGATTCCTACGAGAGTGGGGAAAAAGAAGAGACGTATAAAGGGGCCTGATGCCGCTTTGAAACTACCGCAGGTTACTCCTCATACTCGTTGCAGACTGAAACTTCTGAAACTGGAGCGtataaaagattatttacTAATGGAAGAAGAGTTCATTAGGAATCAAGAAAGACTGAAGCCTCaggaagaaaaaaacgaagagGAGAGATCCAAGGTCGATGATTTAAGAGGGACCCCGATGTCTGTTGGAAcattagaagaaataattgatgaTAATCATGCGATAGTTTCAACGTCTGTTGGTTCAGAACATTATGTGTCCATCTTATCATTTGTAGACAAAGATCAGTTAGAACCTGGCTGTTCTGTCTTATTGAATCATAAGGTTCATGCGGTTGTTGGAGTTTTGGGTGATGACACAGATCCTATGGTTACCGTAATGAAGCTGGAGAAAGCTCCGCAAGAAACTTATGCAGACATTGGCG GGTTGGATACGCAGATTCAAGAAATTAAGGAATCTGTAGAACTGCCGTTAACTCATCCAGAGTATTATGAAGAAATGGGTATTAAACCACCTAAGGGAGTGATACTTTATGGACCTCCAGGAACTGGAAAGACATTATTAGCAAAAGCTGTGGCGAATCAAACTTCAGCAACGTTTCTAAGAGTTGTTGGCTCAGAATTGATACAAAAGTACTTGGGTGATGGACCAAAACTCGTGAGAGAATTATTTAGAGTTGCAGAGGAACATGCCCCGTCAATTGTATTCATAGATGAAATAGATGCTGTAGGTACAAAACGATACGATAGTAATAGCGGAGGGGAACGTGAAATTCAAAGAACTATGTTGGAGCTTCTCAATCAACTTGATG gCTTCGATAGTAGAGGAGACGTGAAGGTTGTAATGGCAACAAACAGAATTGAAACTTTAGATCCAGCATTGATCAGACCAGGTCGCATcgacagaaaaatcgaatttccatTGCCTGATGAAAAGACAAAGAGACGAATCTTCGGAATCCATACCAATAGAATGACTTTAGCACCTGATGTTAATTTAGGAGAATTGATTATGGCCAAGGATGATCTCTCGGGTGCGGACATAAAG GCTATATGTACTGAAGCTGGTTTAATGGCACTACGAGAACGTCGTATGAAAGTTACCAGCGACGATTTTAAAAAGTCTAAGGAAAGCGTTTTGTATCGGAAAAAAGAGGGTTCACCCGAaggattatatttataa
- the LOC144468775 gene encoding uncharacterized protein LOC144468775, translated as MSRIFQYNMDGFSNTPETEESLDIAAKDWNRVINAAKKIGYKEGIEIGSDAVFQEGFDKGYEEGFKSAFNLGKFKSLLNTVSQDVKYPEDIKEILDKTRRGACHICFMESQNPNYGTQKLFAHVINEQREHSAKIMQRLCQYFHLRVKDLNINESSVFQGQNCVSNLTESN; from the exons ATgtcacgaatttttcaatataatatggACGGGTTTTCAAATACGCCAGAAACCGAAGAATCTTTAGACATCGCTGCTAAAGATTGGAATAGAGTTATAAATGCGGCTAAAAAG ATTGGTTACAAGGAAGGTATTGAAATCGGATCAGATGCTGTTTTTCAAGAAGGTTTTGATAAGGGATACGAAGAAGGTTTCAAAAGTGCTTTCAATTTGGGgaaatttaaaagtttattaaatactgtatCACAAGATGTCAAGTATCCTGAAGATATAAAGGAAATTCTTGATAAAACTAGAAGAGGAGCATGTCATATTTGTTTCATGGAATCTCAAAATCCAAATTATGgaacacaaaaattatttgcacatGTAATCAACGAACAAAGAGAACATTCTGCAAAAATAATGCAAAGATTGtgtcaatattttcatttacgtGTAAaagatttgaatattaatgaatcGTCTGTATTCCAGGGACAAAACTGTGTTTCAAATCTAACTGaaagtaattaa
- the Polr3f gene encoding RNA polymerase III subunit F isoform X1, which yields MESEASTSKEQDGNVADADSMEAIEQKIIELAQTRPKGISDKDLTTEMPDLQPVQRARIINKLLSQGHFDLFKQGGSLLYRLKDPSKAKVAKGADNEEKIVYTIIEEAGNKGIWIRDIRFKSNLMPTQLNKILKSLETKKFIKAVKSVAASKKKVYMLYNLEPDTSVTGGAWYQDQDFEAEFVDVLNQQCYRFLEKKREQISSCRGGPIAARNITFASSKEVWKFISDLGISKVKLSVEDLEMILNTLVYDGKVERILSDDGSNLYRAVEPLLHAPGLIKSTCGVCPVRKNCCDTGDITPTKCQYITEWLE from the exons atggaaTCAGAAGCAAGCACTTCGAAGGAACAAGATGGAAATGTTGCAGATGCTGATTCAATGGAAGCGATCGAACAAAA aatCATTGAATTGGCTCAAACCAGACCCAAAGGTATATCTGACAAAGATTTGACAACTGAGATGCCAGATCTACAACCTGTTCAAAGAGcacgaattataaataaacttctaTCTCAGGGTcactttgatttatttaaacaaggaGGTTCTTTATTGTATCGTTTAAAAGATCCTTCTAAAGCAAAAGTAGCCAAAGGAGCAGATAACGAAGAAAAGattgtatatactataatagaaGAAGCAGGCAACAAAGGAATTTGGATTCGTGACATAAGATTCAAATCCAATTTGATGCCAACACAATTGAATAAGATCCTGAAAAGTTtggaaactaaaaaatttattaaagctGTCAAGTCTGTAGCTGCTAGCAAAAAAAAAGTGTACATGCTATACAATTTGGAACCAGACACATCTGTTACTGGTGGTGCTTGGTATCAAGATCAAGACTTTGAAGCTGAATTTGTCGATGTTCTCAATCAACAATGTTACAGATTTttagagaagaagagagaacaAATAAGTTCTTGCAGAGGTGGACCGATCGCAGCTAGAAATATCACGTTCGCTTCTTCCAAAGAAGtgtggaaatttatttctgatcTAGGAATAAGCAAG gTAAAGTTGTCGGTCGAGGATTTAGAGATGATATTAAACACATTGGTTTACGATGGGAAGGTAGAACGTATTCTCTCGGATGATGGAAGCAATTTATATAGAGCAGTAGAACCATTATTACATGCACCCGGATTAATTAAATCCACTTGCGGTGTTTGCCCT gtgagaaaaaattgttgtgaCACAGGTGACATCACACCCACGAAATGTCAGTATATAACAGAATGGTTGGAATGa